The genome window AAGTCCTGGAACCACTTGGGACCGAACGGCATTTTCATCGGCATGGCCGGGTTGCCCAGCGGGCTGACCATGGCGTCACTCAGGTCTTTTTTGAGTAGCAGCAGGCCGTAGAAGGTGAAGAAAATCGAGGTATCCCAGCCGAGTGCGGACGAGGTGGAAGCCAGGATAAAGGGAGGGTAAGCCCAGTCCAGTGTACCCTTGGTGGCAATGATCGCCATGGCCGGGGTCCGTGACTCTTCAATTGTCTGCAATTTGGTCGGCAGCAACTCATCCAGTTTTTTGTTCAGCCACTCGTCCATTTGTGCTTCGTTCATATCTGACATCAGTTATCTCCTCCTAGCCGTTTTTATGCGGATAGTTTTTACTAAAATTATATAAGCGGATGCTGCACCATTGCGAAGCAAGACCGCACCCCAAAACAGGAATTCAGTGCCGCTACCGGCAGATCACGAATAGCAACCTGAACAAATTGGCAGAGGGCTGGCACCCAGCACCCGAGTATATGAGCGGAGTTTTTCGGGGTCAAACAAATGACTGCAATCGACGACAAAGCCATCAATTATTTTTCAGCACTGCTCCCAGGGCAAGCCCTGAAAGCGCCAGCCGCCGGTGGTGCCCCGGTGGTGGTGCTCATCGAGTTCACCCTCAAAACCTTCGGCAATGTTATAGACCCCACAAAATCCTTCTTTAATCAACAGGTTGCCTGCCTCCAGTGAGCGCTTTCCACTGCGACAGATAAGCAGGACAGGTGCGCTTGATTCTACCGTCTCATGACAGATCCCACCGAGCACCAGCTTGCGTATCTCGGTGACAAAATTGGGGTTGAGATTCCAGTCCGGGTAATCGATCCAGGGAAT of Thiogranum longum contains these proteins:
- a CDS encoding rhodanese-like domain-containing protein, giving the protein MEDVTSLTPQEAWRLMQDEPRSILIDVRSDMEFLFVGHPVGAIHIPWIDYPDWNLNPNFVTEIRKLVLGGICHETVESSAPVLLICRSGKRSLEAGNLLIKEGFCGVYNIAEGFEGELDEHHHRGTTGGWRFQGLPWEQC
- a CDS encoding DsrE/DsrF/DrsH-like family protein; the encoded protein is MAIIATKGTLDWAYPPFILASTSSALGWDTSIFFTFYGLLLLKKDLSDAMVSPLGNPAMPMKMPFGPKWFQD